A DNA window from Thalassospiraceae bacterium LMO-JJ14 contains the following coding sequences:
- a CDS encoding ABC transporter transmembrane domain-containing protein gives MSRDNKRGTWRTIKRLEQSIPQVRWYRTELVLMSLFVNIFALGLPIFILQVYDRVLPNLGLTTMQFLVVGLIAVMLLDFFLKTARAAITTYTGARFEHLARVSAVDHILRTPQDIYENDTPGAYLDKVNAIGVVKDFYSSQLGTLLIDLPFAVFFLGMIWFLGGVMVAVPLVLLTLFGIMAIIVGGNLRRAVDIRSQVDNRRYDFLIEIINGIHTVKAQAFKNLLQRRFDPLQEMSARAVRSVAMQSSIAQSLGSTFGQLNMACVIGMGAILVIDGGLSAGELAACTLLSGRAMQPLQSAMGLWTNFQSIRVACDNAVSVLELPAEDMTHLPEMPKIKGDLELQNVTFGYEGMEEPLINNLNLKVNAGEMIGIDGDNSSGRSTLLKLMMGLIRPKEGAVLIDKQDLAKHQSQSYRSQMAFLTADSDVYSGSILDNMTYFRGGKYIGKAIKIARQLGLDDEIKRLPEGYGTHVGDGAGGVLPAGFIQRITVIRAMIDDPKVVLFDNANHGLDSNSDKTLMEYINSLRGRTTVILVTSRPSWLRMSDKRYVMSHGDLQPLPESEEQPKLAKPNPALPAPSEKSLSENAASKPQARPDRQPQAKPQAKPQARPVPKAEAQPKAKPVAKPAPAPVKPPLKPQARPQVRPTATPQAKRPTQTAANPVAQPQARPTPASQAKQPAPDATKPASAQVQTKPVVSASKKPAPTAAATFRAAPRASSATKTPNDAPIKPQPPKPRRTATFHPATGGAK, from the coding sequence ATGAGCCGCGATAACAAACGCGGAACTTGGCGTACAATCAAACGTCTTGAGCAGAGTATTCCGCAGGTCCGGTGGTACAGGACTGAGCTGGTGCTCATGTCCCTTTTCGTCAACATTTTCGCCTTAGGTCTCCCGATCTTTATCCTGCAGGTTTATGACCGCGTTTTGCCTAATCTCGGGCTGACGACGATGCAGTTTCTGGTGGTTGGTCTGATCGCCGTCATGCTGTTGGATTTCTTCCTGAAAACCGCCCGCGCCGCCATAACCACCTATACTGGTGCCCGTTTCGAACATCTGGCACGCGTTTCTGCCGTCGATCACATTCTGCGCACACCACAGGATATCTATGAAAACGACACACCTGGGGCCTACCTAGACAAGGTCAATGCCATTGGCGTCGTGAAGGATTTCTACTCAAGTCAGCTTGGGACATTACTGATCGATCTGCCATTCGCGGTCTTCTTTCTTGGCATGATCTGGTTCCTCGGCGGAGTAATGGTCGCCGTGCCGCTGGTCCTTTTGACGCTCTTCGGAATCATGGCGATTATCGTCGGCGGCAATCTGCGGCGTGCCGTCGATATCCGCAGCCAGGTGGATAATCGACGCTATGACTTCCTTATAGAAATCATCAATGGCATTCATACGGTCAAGGCTCAGGCCTTCAAGAACCTGCTGCAACGCCGGTTTGATCCTTTACAGGAAATGTCGGCACGCGCCGTTCGCTCAGTAGCGATGCAAAGTTCTATCGCACAAAGTCTCGGCAGCACCTTCGGGCAGTTGAATATGGCATGCGTCATCGGCATGGGCGCCATCCTCGTTATCGATGGTGGATTAAGCGCTGGTGAACTGGCCGCTTGCACGCTCTTGTCCGGGCGCGCCATGCAGCCTTTGCAGTCCGCCATGGGTCTGTGGACCAATTTCCAATCGATCCGGGTCGCCTGCGACAATGCGGTATCCGTGCTTGAATTGCCTGCTGAAGACATGACGCATTTACCTGAAATGCCCAAGATCAAAGGGGATCTTGAGCTTCAAAACGTCACCTTCGGCTACGAAGGCATGGAAGAGCCGCTGATCAACAACCTTAACCTCAAGGTCAACGCCGGTGAAATGATCGGCATTGACGGTGACAACTCGTCGGGTCGATCCACATTGCTTAAACTGATGATGGGGCTAATCCGGCCGAAAGAAGGCGCCGTTCTTATCGACAAGCAGGATCTGGCGAAACATCAAAGCCAGAGTTACCGCAGCCAAATGGCCTTTCTGACGGCTGACTCGGATGTTTATTCCGGCAGTATTCTTGACAATATGACGTATTTTCGCGGCGGCAAGTATATCGGCAAGGCCATTAAAATCGCTCGTCAGCTCGGCCTTGATGATGAAATAAAACGCTTGCCGGAAGGCTATGGAACGCATGTCGGTGATGGTGCCGGCGGCGTACTTCCGGCCGGCTTCATCCAACGCATCACCGTGATCAGGGCCATGATCGACGACCCCAAGGTCGTGTTGTTCGACAATGCAAACCATGGCCTCGATTCCAACAGCGACAAAACGCTGATGGAGTACATCAATTCCTTACGTGGCAGGACCACTGTTATCCTCGTAACTTCAAGGCCTTCCTGGTTACGGATGTCCGACAAACGTTACGTGATGTCACATGGAGATCTGCAGCCACTGCCGGAAAGCGAAGAGCAGCCTAAACTCGCCAAACCGAATCCTGCGTTACCTGCGCCTAGCGAAAAATCGCTAAGCGAGAATGCTGCTTCGAAGCCGCAGGCCAGGCCGGATAGACAGCCCCAAGCAAAGCCTCAAGCAAAGCCTCAGGCTCGCCCTGTGCCGAAGGCGGAAGCTCAGCCAAAAGCCAAACCTGTCGCTAAACCCGCACCAGCACCGGTCAAACCACCCCTCAAACCCCAGGCAAGACCACAGGTACGCCCCACAGCAACACCGCAGGCAAAGCGTCCCACACAGACTGCGGCCAATCCCGTTGCACAACCTCAGGCACGCCCCACACCTGCGTCACAGGCCAAGCAACCCGCACCAGATGCAACCAAGCCCGCTTCTGCACAGGTGCAGACAAAGCCTGTCGTATCAGCATCAAAGAAACCTGCGCCGACAGCGGCTGCAACGTTTCGCGCCGCTCCAAGAGCTTCAAGCGCAACAAAAACACCTAACGACGCCCCCATTAAACCGCAGCCACCCAAACCACGACGGACGGCCACCTTCCATCCGGCAACCGGAGGTGCGAAATGA
- a CDS encoding peptidase domain-containing ABC transporter — protein MSGAGFLIARLAGNNKLTPAAACLAPLLDAMAWVGTPRQLAESLTGNWDEMSVQAIRNTMANMSYTSTRHRVRRSRIDKRLLPCLFEANNGAVQVITLAGNGDVVIFDGTSRKSIRNPRGLSPKGTAYFFAKNQRSSSIRIQDGSWLKTVARRFEGYVGQLLLLTFLLNMLALATPMFVMAVYDKVIATGDKQTLVFLGVGIGLALLCDIFLRLIRGALLAHLGGRFEMIVGSSTVDKILDMPLARLERATVGMQIARLREFEGIRGFFSGPLAMAFMEMPFVFIFIIAIAFIGGWIALVPIGFMIIFGILGAIIIRYARAAVKLNIEGSADAQGILVELLQNTHSIKAEAAEDLWMNRYRERSTRLALSSLKNARVSNMVQTFGQLMMILAGAGTLTIGTIAAANGGMTVGGLIASMAFVWRILSPMQMIFVAMTKLEEVKNGMMRVDQLMAQPTESRVTSTSHTVTEGSRFKGRITFSNVVIRYQPNHDPALAGVSFDIKPGEVVAIAGSNGSGKSSILKLIADLYQPQAGAVFIDGVDSRQINTIDLRQSIAYLPQQTDLFSGTIAQNLRLSNPIASESELNRALEKAGVYDDVQELPDGLETYFTEHSIKQMSAGFRKGLAIARTLLNDAPIVLLDEPENALDMESDHCIIDLIREYRGNRTVIIIAHRPSYIREADRVIVMNRGSISFDGTPEEMAKAADAAQ, from the coding sequence ATGAGTGGTGCAGGATTTCTAATCGCCCGACTCGCGGGCAACAATAAACTCACACCGGCGGCGGCATGCCTTGCTCCGTTGTTGGATGCGATGGCGTGGGTCGGCACACCACGTCAGCTTGCCGAGTCATTAACCGGCAACTGGGACGAAATGTCCGTTCAGGCCATCAGAAACACCATGGCCAACATGAGCTATACATCAACGCGGCATCGAGTCCGACGTTCACGCATCGATAAAAGATTACTGCCCTGCCTGTTTGAAGCCAATAATGGTGCCGTTCAGGTCATCACACTGGCCGGTAATGGGGATGTCGTCATTTTCGACGGCACATCGCGTAAAAGCATTCGAAATCCTCGCGGTCTTTCGCCAAAAGGCACAGCCTATTTCTTTGCCAAGAACCAGCGTAGCAGTTCCATTCGCATTCAGGATGGAAGCTGGCTGAAAACCGTAGCCCGCCGTTTCGAAGGGTATGTAGGTCAGCTTTTGTTACTGACATTCCTCTTGAATATGCTGGCATTGGCAACACCGATGTTCGTCATGGCTGTCTATGACAAAGTCATCGCCACGGGTGACAAGCAGACACTTGTTTTTCTGGGTGTCGGCATCGGGCTTGCCCTGCTTTGCGATATATTCCTGAGACTGATACGTGGTGCGCTTTTGGCGCATCTCGGCGGTCGATTTGAAATGATCGTCGGTTCGTCAACTGTCGACAAAATCCTCGATATGCCGCTGGCACGGCTGGAACGCGCCACCGTCGGCATGCAAATCGCGAGATTGCGCGAGTTCGAGGGTATTCGGGGTTTCTTTTCCGGTCCGCTGGCCATGGCGTTCATGGAAATGCCATTCGTCTTCATATTCATTATCGCCATCGCCTTCATTGGTGGATGGATTGCCCTGGTACCGATCGGTTTTATGATCATTTTCGGCATTCTCGGCGCCATAATCATCCGTTATGCCCGAGCCGCCGTGAAACTGAACATCGAAGGCAGCGCCGATGCGCAGGGCATTCTGGTGGAACTGCTGCAAAACACCCATTCGATCAAGGCAGAGGCCGCCGAAGACTTGTGGATGAACCGTTATCGTGAACGTTCTACCCGCCTCGCCCTGTCCTCGCTCAAGAACGCACGCGTTTCGAACATGGTGCAGACCTTCGGTCAGCTCATGATGATCCTTGCCGGCGCTGGCACGCTGACCATTGGCACCATCGCGGCTGCCAACGGCGGCATGACCGTCGGCGGTCTGATTGCCAGCATGGCGTTCGTCTGGCGTATCCTGTCGCCGATGCAAATGATTTTCGTCGCCATGACCAAGCTTGAGGAAGTCAAAAACGGCATGATGCGGGTCGATCAGCTTATGGCGCAACCGACGGAAAGCCGCGTGACGTCGACATCGCACACCGTGACCGAAGGGAGCCGCTTCAAGGGCCGGATCACTTTCTCGAACGTTGTCATTCGCTACCAACCGAACCACGACCCGGCCTTGGCGGGGGTCAGTTTCGACATCAAGCCTGGAGAGGTTGTCGCCATTGCCGGATCAAACGGCTCCGGGAAATCCTCAATCCTCAAGCTGATTGCAGATTTATACCAGCCACAAGCCGGTGCTGTGTTTATCGACGGCGTGGATTCACGTCAGATCAACACCATCGATTTACGTCAGTCCATCGCCTACCTGCCGCAACAAACCGATCTCTTTTCCGGGACGATTGCCCAGAACCTGCGCCTTTCCAATCCCATTGCAAGCGAGAGCGAATTGAACCGGGCGCTGGAAAAAGCCGGGGTTTATGACGATGTGCAGGAGTTGCCGGACGGCCTGGAAACCTATTTCACTGAGCACTCGATCAAGCAAATGTCCGCCGGGTTCCGCAAGGGTCTGGCGATTGCCCGCACACTTTTGAACGATGCCCCGATCGTTTTGCTGGACGAACCTGAAAATGCGCTGGATATGGAATCCGATCACTGCATTATCGATCTGATCCGCGAATACCGCGGTAATCGCACCGTAATCATCATTGCGCACAGGCCGTCATACATCCGTGAAGCCGATCGCGTCATCGTTATGAACAGAGGTTCCATCTCATTCGATGGCACTCCGGAAGAAATGGCGAAAGCGGCCGATGCTGCTCAATAA